The following proteins come from a genomic window of Salvia hispanica cultivar TCC Black 2014 chromosome 4, UniMelb_Shisp_WGS_1.0, whole genome shotgun sequence:
- the LOC125217825 gene encoding protein HAIKU1-like — MDPNQPPANRQTDHLGVNKMGKNIKKSPLHQPNFASAAGRQQPQPQVYNINKNDFRDIVQQLTGSPLRDQPPRPPQTHPRPPNNRLQRVRPPPLASTGRPQLPTNPPVPMRMPAPGPMPYPSNLGRPPPPVQYDQHSPNMLLPSPPPDVWGNTAESPISAYMRYLQNSIIDSGPRQPHPFPQGHMQHQVPAQNLPHPHAFPNPAMPPRGNGPPTNLPSPRFNGPPPLLPSPRANGPPPLLASPRMSGPMPPLPSPRANGPPPLLPSPTSQFLLPSPTGFINLLSPRSPYPLLSPGFDYPPISPNFSFASMGQSGVLGPGPHPPPSPGYGFPLSPSGCFPVPSPRWRNQ, encoded by the coding sequence ATGGATCCAAATCAGCCTCCTGCGAATAGGCAAACGGATCATTTGGGTGTAAACAAGATGGGGAAAAACATCAAGAAAAGCCCCTTGCATCAGCCTAACTTTGCTAGTGCTGCTGGAAGGCAGCAGCCTCAACCCCAAGTCTACAATATCAATAAGAACGATTTCCGTGACATAGTTCAGCAGCTTACTGGTTCACCATTACGCGACCAGCCTCCTAGGCCTCCCCAAACCCACCCGAGACCCCCCAATAACCGGTTACAGAGAGTTCGCCCCCCACCTCTGGCTTCGACTGGTAGGCCTCAGCTCCCCACTAATCCTCCTGTCCCTATGCGAATGCCTGCACCAGGTCCGATGCCTTACCCGAGTAACCTAGGGAGACCTCCTCCCCCAGTCCAATATGATCAGCACTCCCCCAACATGCTGCTACCTTCCCCTCCTCCTGATGTATGGGGAAACACTGCTGAGTCTCCCATTTCAGCCTACATGAGATACCTACAGAACTCAATCATAGATTCGGGTCCCAGACAACCCCACCCTTTCCCACAAGGTCATATGCAGCATCAAGTTCCTGCACAAAATCTACCACATCCTCATGCATTTCCTAACCCAGCCATGCCTCCAAGAGGAAATGGACCTCCCACAAATCTTCCATCTCCTCGTTTCAATGGTCCTCCACCCCTTCTTCCTTCACCTAGGGCAAATGGCCCTCCACCACTTCTTGCATCACCTCGTATGAGTGGGCCAATGCCCCCTCTTCCTTCACCTAGGGCAAATGGCCCTCCACCCCTTTTACCCTCTCCAACTTCCCAGTTCCTTTTACCTTCGCCTACTGGCTTCATAAACCTGTTATCTCCTAGATCACCTTATCCGTTACTTTCTCCAGGGTTTGACTATCCCCCGATCTCACCCAATTTCTCGTTCGCTTCTATGGGCCAGTCTGGAGTTTTAGGTCCCGGACCTCATCCACCTCCCTCCCCTGGTTATGGATTTCCTTTGTCCCCTTCCGGGTGTTTCCCTGTGCCAAGTCCAAGATGGAGGAACCAATAA